From the genome of Gracilimonas sp., one region includes:
- a CDS encoding MoxR family ATPase: protein MSTDVKDPVKLADEFHEVFHQIKKEIHKAVIGQEDIINLLLISLFSRGHCVLIGVPGLAKTLLIRTLAESLNLTFNRIQFTPDLMPGDITGTEVIEENKDSGRKEFTFIKGPVFANIVLADEINRTPPKTQAALLEGMQEYHVTTGGKTYNLDTPFFVLATQNPIEQEGTYPLPEAQLDRFMFNIWVDYPTLEEEKEIVSKTTAHQDINIEALVTKEKIKELQSLVREVPVPDNVLDYAVELVSKTRPNTDMAPDFVNKYMSWGAGPRASQYLILGGKARALSQGRYHVTEEDIKTLAIPVLRHRIVNNYAAEAEGYTTVKLINMLTEQS from the coding sequence ATGAGTACTGATGTAAAAGATCCGGTGAAGTTAGCGGATGAATTCCATGAGGTTTTTCATCAGATAAAAAAAGAGATACATAAAGCTGTAATTGGGCAGGAAGATATAATTAATCTTCTGTTGATTAGTCTTTTTTCAAGAGGTCACTGCGTTTTAATTGGTGTTCCCGGATTAGCTAAAACATTGCTGATCAGAACGTTAGCTGAGTCATTGAATCTTACATTTAATCGTATTCAATTTACCCCAGACCTTATGCCTGGTGATATTACCGGAACGGAGGTAATTGAAGAGAATAAAGATTCGGGCCGTAAAGAGTTCACCTTTATTAAAGGACCTGTTTTTGCCAATATTGTTCTTGCTGATGAAATTAATCGCACCCCACCGAAAACACAGGCTGCTTTATTAGAAGGTATGCAGGAGTATCATGTTACAACGGGTGGGAAGACTTATAATTTAGATACTCCTTTCTTTGTGCTGGCAACGCAGAATCCTATTGAACAGGAAGGAACTTATCCCCTTCCTGAAGCTCAACTTGACCGTTTTATGTTCAATATTTGGGTTGATTACCCTACCCTTGAAGAGGAAAAGGAAATTGTGAGTAAGACAACAGCTCATCAGGATATTAATATTGAGGCCTTGGTTACTAAAGAGAAAATCAAAGAATTGCAGTCTTTGGTGCGCGAAGTCCCCGTACCCGATAATGTGCTTGACTATGCCGTTGAATTGGTCTCTAAAACTCGTCCAAACACCGACATGGCTCCGGATTTCGTAAATAAGTACATGAGCTGGGGAGCAGGCCCAAGAGCCTCTCAATACCTTATTTTAGGAGGGAAAGCCCGCGCACTTTCTCAGGGGCGTTACCATGTGACCGAAGAAGATATTAAAACCCTGGCCATTCCCGTTTTGCGACATCGTATTGTCAATAATTATGCTGCTGAAGCTGAGGGTTATACTACGGTTAAGTTGATTAATATGCTTACAGAACAATCCTGA